A window from Triticum aestivum cultivar Chinese Spring chromosome 6D, IWGSC CS RefSeq v2.1, whole genome shotgun sequence encodes these proteins:
- the LOC123141483 gene encoding uncharacterized protein isoform X2 — protein sequence MDPSVLTNEFRLFFSFVLLRSLRLLLLAQVVHLVCCSISSPFCSLLHLRSAHQGILQSNFTRSAVSSRQIAIRYERDKRQKNPMEEFGEEQGKGKEATLMLFR from the exons ATGGATCCTTCTGTCCTTACCAATGAG TTCAGGCTGTTCTTCTCGTTTGTCCTCCTGCGTAGCTTGCGTCTTCTCCTTCTAGCTCAG GTTGTACATCTTGTCTGTTGCTCCATCTCCTCTCCGTTCTGCTCGTTGTTGCATTTGCGTTCTGCTCATCAAG GCATCCTCCAAAGCAATTTCACGAGATCAGCAGTCAGTTCTCGACAAATCGCTATAAG ATATGAAAGAGACAAGCGACAGAAGAATCCAATGGAAGAATTTGGTGAAGAACAag GAAAGGGAAAGGAGGCCACACTG